A stretch of the SAR86 cluster bacterium genome encodes the following:
- the dnaA gene encoding chromosomal replication initiator protein DnaA: protein MHFWGECKKTLERDLPIEEYSTWIAPLTLEQNNGSNPLSYSVLAPNKFISDWVEDNYGITIKERLSAITSKSDLNLNFEIFVDYHDKRTDEDPESDSVTPKITTRSANSEEAPKKSNLIDSFTFETFVEGKSNHIALAASRQIGDGLKNSYNPLFIYGGVGLGKTHLMHAVGNEILKQDPKKKIAYVHSEKFVSDMVKSLQLGAINEFKQHYRSLDALLIDDIQFFAKKEQSQEELFHTFNSLLEKGSQMILTCDKYPKEIEGLEDRLKSRLGWGLPVVIEPPELETRVAILLSKAKTMNHELNEESAFFIAQKVRSNVRELEGALKRVIANSNFTGRQISIDLIKDSLKDLLAIQARQVSVENIQKTTAEYYNIKMSDILSKRRSRSVARPRQMAMFLAKELTNYSLPEIGESFGGRDHTTVIHACKKINELRATNLDIEEDYRKLLRVLTI from the coding sequence TTGCACTTTTGGGGAGAATGTAAGAAAACTTTAGAAAGAGATTTGCCTATCGAGGAGTATTCTACATGGATTGCACCACTAACTTTAGAACAAAACAATGGTTCAAACCCGCTTTCTTACAGTGTTTTAGCTCCAAACAAGTTTATATCTGATTGGGTTGAAGATAATTATGGAATAACCATCAAAGAAAGATTAAGCGCCATTACTAGCAAGAGTGACCTTAATCTTAATTTTGAAATCTTTGTTGACTACCACGACAAGCGCACCGATGAGGATCCAGAAAGTGATAGTGTTACACCTAAAATAACGACTAGATCGGCCAATTCTGAAGAGGCGCCTAAAAAAAGCAATTTAATTGACAGTTTCACTTTTGAAACATTTGTAGAGGGTAAGTCAAACCACATCGCATTGGCTGCTTCCAGACAAATAGGCGATGGTCTTAAAAATTCATATAATCCTCTTTTTATATATGGCGGCGTGGGACTTGGAAAAACTCATCTGATGCATGCAGTGGGAAATGAGATTTTGAAACAAGATCCAAAAAAGAAAATAGCTTATGTTCATTCAGAGAAGTTTGTGAGTGATATGGTAAAATCACTACAATTAGGAGCAATTAATGAATTTAAGCAACACTATAGGTCTTTAGATGCGCTATTGATTGATGACATTCAGTTTTTTGCAAAAAAGGAGCAATCACAAGAAGAATTATTTCACACGTTCAATTCTTTACTGGAAAAGGGAAGTCAAATGATTCTAACTTGCGATAAGTATCCTAAAGAAATAGAAGGATTAGAGGACAGACTAAAGTCGAGATTGGGATGGGGTTTGCCAGTCGTTATAGAGCCGCCTGAACTAGAAACAAGAGTTGCAATACTTTTAAGCAAAGCAAAGACTATGAACCATGAGCTCAATGAAGAATCTGCTTTTTTCATAGCCCAAAAAGTAAGATCGAATGTAAGGGAGCTAGAGGGAGCTCTAAAAAGAGTAATTGCGAACTCGAACTTTACTGGAAGACAAATAAGTATTGACCTTATAAAAGACTCTTTAAAAGATCTTTTAGCTATTCAGGCAAGGCAAGTAAGTGTAGAAAATATTCAAAAGACAACTGCTGAGTATTACAACATTAAAATGAGTGATATCCTCTCTAAGAGACGAAGTAGATCAGTTGCAAGACCAAGACAGATGGCTATGTTTTTGGCAAAGGAACTTACAAACTATAGCTTGCCTGAAATAGGCGAGTCTTTTGGCGGAAGGGACCACACAACAGTGATACATGCTTGTAAAAAAATAAA